The Streptomyces sp. NBC_01353 genome contains a region encoding:
- a CDS encoding acyl-CoA dehydrogenase family protein — protein MADSLLFNPHTYDPAHFDPETRRLLRATVDWFEERGKRRLIEDYRTRAWLGDFLAFSAKEGLFETFLTPSADAGEGQQDKRWDTARIAALNEILGFYGLDYWYAWQVTILGLGPVWQSDNAAARARAAELLSQGEVFAFGLSEKSHGADIYSTDMLLEPDTAGGFRATGSKYYIGNGNAAGLVSVFGRRTDVEGPDGYVFFAADSRHPAYHLVKNVVDSSKYVSEFRLEDYPVAPEDVLHTGRAAFDAALNTVNVGKFNLCTASIGICEHAMYEAVTHAQNRILYGRPVTAFPHVRRELTDAYVRLVGMKLFSDRAVDYFRTAGPDDRRYLLFNPMTKMKVTTEGEKVIDLMWDVIAAKGFEKDNYFAQAAVEIRGLPKLEGTVHVNLALILKFMRNHLLDPAAYEPVPTRLDEADDTFLFRQGPARGLGSVRFHDWRTAYDAYAGVANVARFREQADALCEFVRTAAPDEQQSRDLDLLLAVGQLFALVVHGQLVLEQARLTDLDEDVLDELFAVLVRDFSAHAVELHGKDSATEQQQLWALGAVRRPVVDEARSGRVWQRVEALSGTYEMAP, from the coding sequence ATGGCCGACTCGCTGCTGTTCAACCCGCACACCTACGACCCGGCACACTTCGATCCCGAGACCCGCCGACTGCTGCGCGCCACCGTCGACTGGTTCGAGGAGCGCGGAAAGCGTCGGCTGATCGAGGACTACCGCACCCGGGCCTGGCTGGGGGACTTCCTCGCCTTCTCCGCCAAGGAAGGACTGTTCGAGACGTTCCTGACGCCCTCCGCCGACGCCGGCGAGGGGCAGCAGGACAAGCGCTGGGACACCGCCCGTATCGCCGCCCTGAACGAGATCCTCGGCTTCTACGGTCTCGACTACTGGTACGCCTGGCAGGTCACCATCCTCGGCCTCGGCCCGGTCTGGCAGAGCGACAACGCCGCCGCCCGCGCCCGCGCCGCGGAACTCCTCTCCCAGGGGGAGGTGTTCGCCTTCGGCCTCTCCGAGAAGTCCCACGGCGCCGACATCTACTCCACCGACATGCTCCTGGAGCCCGACACCGCGGGGGGTTTCCGGGCCACCGGGTCCAAGTACTACATCGGCAACGGCAACGCGGCCGGGCTCGTCTCCGTCTTCGGCCGCCGCACCGACGTCGAAGGCCCCGACGGCTACGTCTTCTTCGCCGCCGACAGCCGCCATCCGGCGTACCACCTCGTCAAGAACGTCGTCGACTCGTCGAAGTACGTCAGCGAGTTCCGCCTGGAGGACTACCCCGTAGCCCCCGAGGACGTCCTCCACACCGGCCGCGCCGCCTTCGACGCCGCACTCAACACGGTCAACGTCGGCAAGTTCAACCTGTGCACCGCCTCCATCGGCATCTGCGAGCACGCGATGTACGAGGCCGTCACCCACGCCCAGAACCGCATCCTCTACGGCCGCCCCGTCACCGCCTTCCCGCACGTGCGGCGCGAGCTGACCGACGCGTACGTCCGCCTCGTCGGCATGAAGCTGTTCAGCGACCGCGCCGTCGACTACTTCCGCACTGCCGGTCCCGACGACCGCCGCTACCTCCTCTTCAACCCGATGACGAAGATGAAGGTGACCACGGAGGGCGAGAAGGTCATTGACCTGATGTGGGACGTCATCGCCGCCAAGGGCTTCGAGAAGGACAACTACTTCGCCCAGGCCGCCGTCGAGATCCGGGGCCTCCCGAAGCTCGAGGGCACGGTCCACGTCAACCTGGCCCTGATCCTGAAGTTCATGCGGAACCACCTGCTGGACCCGGCCGCGTACGAGCCCGTACCGACCCGTCTGGACGAGGCCGACGACACCTTCCTCTTCCGGCAGGGACCGGCCCGCGGCCTGGGATCCGTACGCTTCCACGACTGGCGCACCGCGTACGACGCCTACGCCGGAGTGGCGAACGTCGCCCGCTTCCGCGAGCAGGCCGACGCCCTGTGCGAGTTCGTCCGCACCGCCGCGCCCGACGAGCAGCAGAGCCGCGACCTCGACCTCCTCCTCGCCGTCGGCCAGCTGTTCGCGCTCGTCGTCCACGGTCAGCTGGTCCTGGAGCAGGCGCGCCTGACGGATCTCGACGAGGACGTTCTCGACGAGCTGTTCGCCGTCCTCGTGCGGGACTTCTCGGCCCACGCCGTCGAGCTGCACGGCAAGGACTCCGCCACCGAGCAGCAGCAGCTCTGGGCACTGGGAGCCGTTCGGCGCCCGGTCGTCGACGAGGCACGCTCGGGCCGGGTCTGGCAGCGCGTCGAGGCGCTCTCGGGTACGTACGAGATGGCTCCGTAA
- a CDS encoding alpha/beta hydrolase → MNRTVRHRPPTVTLALVGAVTLAATALVGCTSPPESGTDRATGATGNVDPADRPELRSYYRQKLAWKACGDHQCAELTVPMDYADPSNGRTFVLPVARAVTAKPAERIGSIIANPGGPGASGVTSLLEEGMADSFTAKARARFDIVSFDPRGVGGSSPALTCGGGEESAGEGASETAATDPFFPKTGAERTDVLTAAKRQAEACAKHSGGFLRHVGTEDVARDMDVLRAALGESRVTYLGWSYGTSLGTSYAEQFPRRVRAMVLDGAVDPSLDWSQRAVSQGAGFERAVEDYIASCADVAGDSCPGSTSEEIRALIDGLFERTARDPLPVDGDEHGVDATMLLDALVMSMYVPESQWKDLSEALADADSGNGTKLAKLAASEDAESEEPESEEPAPETDRPEAPADNSDAALQAVNCFDIPHPRDPQAYWQALGPADKAAGRYGTSAVTTALTCKDWPATAQRPHRVSAAGVVPVLVVGTTGDAATPYEEAKSLASQFPGGMLLTYEGLGHTAYGRSNACVTGHVDDYLITGKTVPSGSTC, encoded by the coding sequence TTGAACCGCACCGTCCGCCACCGCCCTCCGACCGTCACCCTCGCCCTCGTCGGCGCCGTCACGCTCGCCGCCACCGCACTCGTCGGCTGCACCTCGCCGCCGGAATCCGGCACGGACCGGGCCACAGGGGCGACCGGGAACGTGGACCCGGCCGACCGGCCCGAGCTGAGGTCGTACTACCGGCAGAAGCTGGCGTGGAAGGCGTGCGGTGACCACCAGTGCGCCGAACTCACCGTGCCGATGGACTACGCCGACCCCTCGAACGGCAGGACGTTCGTCCTTCCGGTGGCTCGGGCGGTCACGGCGAAGCCTGCCGAGCGGATCGGTTCGATCATCGCGAACCCCGGCGGACCGGGCGCGTCCGGGGTGACGTCCCTCCTGGAGGAGGGGATGGCCGATTCGTTCACCGCCAAGGCGCGCGCCCGCTTCGACATCGTCTCCTTCGACCCGCGTGGTGTCGGGGGCAGCTCGCCGGCGCTGACCTGCGGGGGAGGCGAAGAGTCCGCCGGGGAGGGGGCCTCGGAGACCGCGGCGACCGATCCGTTCTTCCCGAAGACCGGGGCCGAGCGGACCGACGTCCTCACGGCCGCGAAACGGCAGGCCGAGGCGTGCGCGAAGCACAGCGGCGGCTTCCTGCGCCACGTCGGCACTGAGGACGTGGCCCGGGACATGGACGTGTTGCGGGCGGCCCTCGGGGAGTCCCGGGTCACGTACCTCGGCTGGTCGTACGGGACGAGTCTGGGCACCTCGTACGCCGAGCAGTTCCCCCGCCGGGTCCGCGCGATGGTCCTCGACGGCGCCGTCGACCCCTCCCTGGACTGGTCGCAGCGAGCCGTGAGCCAGGGCGCCGGCTTCGAGCGGGCCGTCGAGGACTACATCGCCTCGTGCGCCGACGTCGCCGGGGACAGCTGCCCCGGCAGCACCTCGGAGGAGATACGGGCCCTGATCGACGGGCTCTTCGAGAGGACCGCGCGCGATCCGCTGCCCGTCGACGGGGACGAGCACGGCGTCGACGCGACCATGCTGCTCGACGCGCTCGTCATGTCGATGTACGTGCCCGAGTCACAGTGGAAGGACCTGTCCGAAGCCCTGGCGGACGCGGACAGCGGCAACGGTACGAAGCTGGCGAAGCTCGCGGCCTCGGAGGACGCGGAATCCGAAGAACCCGAGTCGGAAGAACCGGCCCCGGAGACCGACCGGCCCGAGGCGCCCGCCGACAACAGTGACGCGGCGCTCCAAGCCGTCAATTGCTTCGACATCCCGCATCCCCGCGATCCGCAGGCGTACTGGCAGGCCCTCGGCCCCGCCGACAAGGCCGCAGGCCGCTACGGCACCTCCGCTGTGACCACGGCACTCACCTGCAAGGACTGGCCCGCGACCGCGCAGCGGCCGCACCGGGTCAGCGCCGCCGGTGTCGTCCCCGTCCTTGTGGTCGGAACCACCGGAGACGCGGCCACCCCCTACGAGGAGGCGAAGAGCCTGGCCTCCCAGTTCCCCGGCGGGATGCTCCTCACGTACGAGGGGCTCGGACACACCGCGTACGGCCGCAGCAACGCCTGCGTCACGGGCCACGTCGACGACTACCTCATCACCGGGAAGACGGTCCCCTCCGGGAGCACCTGCTGA
- a CDS encoding response regulator transcription factor, with protein sequence MLLVEDDDDLRFGVAASLRAAGLAVDEAADLPQADEALFVTAYDCAVFDRMLPSGDAATYVEEMRRGGRAVPVLFLTARDSVADRVEGFASGGDDYLIKPFAVPELVARVRSLCRRSAIVRPPVHRVGDLEIDTARRRIHRAGVLLTLTSREFAVLEALAARADQAVSRTELLESCWDEMAEPQSNVLDVLVSQLRRKLGDPQLIHTVRGVGYRLASDHQ encoded by the coding sequence GTGCTACTGGTCGAGGACGACGACGATCTACGGTTCGGGGTGGCCGCCTCCCTGCGGGCCGCGGGGCTCGCGGTCGACGAGGCCGCCGACCTCCCCCAGGCGGACGAGGCGCTGTTCGTCACCGCGTACGACTGCGCCGTCTTCGACCGGATGCTGCCGTCCGGGGACGCCGCCACCTACGTGGAGGAGATGCGCCGTGGTGGCCGGGCGGTGCCGGTGCTCTTCCTCACCGCCCGCGACTCGGTCGCCGACCGTGTCGAGGGCTTTGCCAGCGGAGGCGACGACTATCTGATCAAGCCCTTCGCCGTCCCGGAGCTCGTCGCCCGGGTACGCAGTCTCTGCCGGCGCTCCGCGATCGTCCGCCCACCCGTGCACCGGGTCGGCGACCTGGAGATCGACACGGCCCGTCGTCGTATTCACCGCGCCGGTGTGCTGCTGACACTGACGAGCCGGGAGTTCGCGGTCCTGGAGGCGCTGGCCGCGCGTGCCGATCAGGCGGTGTCCCGGACGGAGTTGCTCGAGAGCTGCTGGGACGAGATGGCCGAGCCGCAGTCCAATGTCCTGGACGTCCTCGTCTCCCAGCTCCGCCGCAAGCTGGGAGACCCGCAGCTCATCCACACCGTGCGGGGTGTCGGGTACCGCCTGGCCTCCGACCACCAATAG
- a CDS encoding SulP family inorganic anion transporter: MSSSPARASAASPSAWAARLRPDWLTDPKVWRTEVLAGLVVALALIPEAISFSIIAGVDPAIGLFASFTMAVTIAIVGGRRAMISAATGAVALVIAPLNREHGLGYLVAAVILAGVFQVILGALGVAKLMRFIPRSVMVGFVNALAVLIFMTQVSELRNVPWAVYPLVAAGLLLMLFFPKITGVIPAPLVSIAILTAVTVAAGIAVPTVGDKGALPSSLPVPGLPDVPFTTDTLMTIAPYAFAMALVGLMESLMTAKLVDDITDTRSDKTRESIGQGIANIVTGFFGGMGGCAMIGQTMINVKVSGARTRLSTFLAGAFLMVLCIVFGPVVSDIPMAALVAVMVMVCFATFDWHSIAPKTLKRMPVGEIAVMVITVVCVVATHNLAVGVVAGSVTAMVIFARRVAHHAEVTAVTDPDGTTVVYRVTGALFFASSNELVGRFDYASDPDRVVIDLSAAHVWDASSVAVLDTIETKYAQRGKTVEITGLNDPSANLHGRLSGELAGH; this comes from the coding sequence TTGTCCTCTTCGCCCGCCCGTGCCTCCGCCGCCTCCCCGTCCGCGTGGGCGGCCCGACTGCGCCCCGACTGGCTGACCGATCCCAAGGTCTGGCGTACCGAGGTGCTGGCCGGCCTGGTCGTCGCCCTCGCGCTGATCCCCGAGGCGATCTCGTTCTCGATCATCGCCGGAGTCGACCCGGCGATCGGCCTGTTCGCCTCCTTCACCATGGCCGTGACCATCGCGATCGTCGGCGGCCGCCGGGCGATGATCTCCGCCGCGACCGGCGCCGTCGCGCTCGTCATCGCGCCGCTCAACCGGGAGCACGGGCTCGGGTACCTGGTCGCCGCCGTCATCCTCGCCGGTGTCTTCCAGGTGATCCTCGGCGCGCTCGGCGTGGCGAAGCTGATGCGGTTCATCCCGCGCTCGGTGATGGTCGGCTTCGTGAACGCGTTGGCCGTCCTGATCTTCATGACCCAGGTGTCCGAGCTGCGGAACGTCCCCTGGGCCGTCTACCCGCTCGTCGCCGCCGGGCTGCTCCTGATGCTGTTCTTCCCGAAGATCACCGGAGTGATCCCCGCGCCGCTGGTGTCCATCGCGATCCTCACCGCCGTCACTGTGGCCGCCGGGATCGCGGTGCCCACGGTCGGCGACAAGGGCGCCCTGCCGTCCTCGCTGCCGGTGCCAGGCCTGCCCGACGTCCCGTTCACGACGGACACCCTGATGACGATCGCTCCGTACGCCTTCGCCATGGCCCTCGTCGGTCTGATGGAGTCGCTGATGACGGCCAAGCTCGTCGACGACATCACCGACACCCGCTCCGACAAGACCCGCGAATCCATAGGCCAGGGCATCGCCAACATCGTCACCGGCTTCTTCGGCGGCATGGGCGGCTGCGCCATGATCGGCCAGACGATGATCAACGTGAAGGTCTCCGGCGCCCGCACCCGCCTCTCCACGTTCCTCGCCGGCGCGTTCCTGATGGTGCTGTGCATCGTCTTCGGCCCGGTCGTCTCCGACATCCCCATGGCCGCGCTGGTCGCCGTCATGGTCATGGTGTGCTTCGCGACCTTCGACTGGCACTCCATCGCCCCGAAGACCCTCAAGCGGATGCCCGTCGGCGAGATCGCCGTCATGGTGATCACCGTGGTGTGCGTGGTCGCCACCCACAACCTCGCGGTCGGTGTGGTCGCCGGATCGGTCACCGCCATGGTGATCTTCGCTCGGCGCGTCGCCCACCACGCCGAGGTCACCGCCGTGACCGATCCCGACGGCACCACCGTGGTCTACCGGGTGACAGGCGCGCTGTTCTTCGCCTCGTCCAACGAACTCGTCGGCCGGTTCGACTACGCCTCCGACCCCGACAGGGTCGTCATCGACCTCTCCGCGGCCCACGTCTGGGACGCCTCGTCCGTCGCCGTACTCGACACGATCGAGACGAAGTACGCCCAGCGCGGCAAGACCGTGGAGATCAC